A window of the Zeugodacus cucurbitae isolate PBARC_wt_2022May chromosome 4, idZeuCucr1.2, whole genome shotgun sequence genome harbors these coding sequences:
- the LOC105215885 gene encoding protein commissureless 1, whose translation MEDTTTMDYLYDTTTYAPETTDYSDTPFLNLAAVTPDGVVDRLLHSGEQLSHNQITFEIPTHHDLEHINKLHTFNTLLQRIGNVAYDTVASAASAHSVEEQHALRPFGVDATGQRITSEQISKSAVLNLAELKNGVSGSVGGSFLEDFFGDADMHAVINYLWIGVVTALVVLSVIFILFSCYFYRKFRQWKKCNKDIRNHLSNDLYTDGHLVVCDRLMDAHGQHTATAATAAYYQQLESPPCYTIATGLPTYDEALHHHQQHFSYGMKFMYPTITAVHHHPAIAGVYSSQCNNNKQQFDMQEEQMKQKSYKVSSGALEDEAALEVVVPASYDIAELHGLNLSAAGMSVTAPLLGVNVGAAKSTAASSSLEEVITIRLDEMTPTAALPVAGATTRRPAMFYNELRRERCVGAEQQCSAVTIA comes from the exons ATGGAGGACACCACAACAATGGATTATTTGTATGACACCACAACCTACGCACCGGAGACCACCGACTACAGCGACACACCGTTCCTGAATTTGGCGGCTGTCACACCGGACGGCGTTGTCGACCGACTGCTGCACTCCGGCGAACAGTTGTCGCACAACCAAATCACCTTCGAGATACCAACGCATCACGATCTCGagcacatcaataaattgcacaCATTCAACACGCTGCTGCAGCGCATCGGCAATGTGGCCTACGACACTGTGGCCTCCGCCGCCAGCGCGCACAGTGTGGAGGAGCAACACGCGCTCCGTCCCTTTGGCGTCGATGCGACCGGTCAGCGTATCACCAGCGAGCAGATCTCCAAGAGCGCGGTGTTGAATTTGGCCGAACTGAAGAACGGTGTCAGCGGCAGTGTGGGTGGCAGCTTCTTGGAGGATTTCTTCGGCGATGCCGACATGCATGCGGTCATCAATTATTTGTGGATTGGCGTGGTCACCGCATTGGTGGTGCTCTCCGTCATTTTCATACTCTTCTCCTGCTACTTTTACCGCAAATTTCGGCAATGGAAGAAATGCA ATAAGGACATACGCAATCACTTGAGCAACGACTTGTACACCGATGGCCATCTTGTCGTTTGCGACCGTTTAATGGACGCCCACGGCCAACATACGGCAACAGCTGCCACCGCCGCCTACTACCAACAACTGGAATCACCGCCCTGCTACACCATCGCCACCGGCCTACCGACCTACGACGAGGCAttgcatcatcatcaacaacactTCTCCTACGGCATGAAGTTCATGTATCCCACAATTACGGCCGTGCATCATCATCCCGCCATTGCTGGTGTCTACAGCAgccagtgcaacaacaacaaacagcagttTGACATGCAGGAGGAACAAATGAAGCAGAAATCATACAAAGTGTCGTCCGGCGCGTTGGAGGACGAAGCCGCACTGGAAGTGGTCGTGCCCGCCAGCTACGATATCGCGGAACTTCATGGACTCAATTTGTCGGCGGCCGGCATGAGTGTGACCGCGCCATTGCTGGGTGTCAATGTCGGCGCAGCGAAGTCGACAGCGGCGTCGTCGTCGCTGGAGGAGGTGATTACCATACGGCTGGATGAAATGACACCCACAGCAGCGCTGCCCGTCGCAGGAGCAACGACGCGCCGTCCAGCTATGTTTTACAATGAACTGCGTCGCGAGCGCTGTGTGGGTGCGGAGCAACAGTGCAGCGCGGTGACGATAGCGTGA